In Comamonas sp. lk, the following proteins share a genomic window:
- a CDS encoding oxidoreductase, with protein sequence MHKFKSFRLLAGEGAPIRQFAELSVDDLSPGNVVIQVAFSSINYKDALASKGLNGIIRAWPRIGGIDLAGTVLESADGRFQSGDEVVVHGFGIGVEHDGGHAQVARVPGDWVLPIPKGLSLFDAAVLGAAGFTAAYSLHLMELNGLEPDRGPVLVDGATGGVASVAIDMLAQRGYQVTAMSGKADEIPYLKSLGASIVIGRLAPQDKPKPLEKAQWAGAVDSVGGATLAWLTRTMLPGGVIASFGNAGGAELETTVLPFILRGIRLLGVNANASMPVRQIVWNKIANEYRPKNLAQIARVIGLDELPSYLDRTLAGQIRGRTLIDMSK encoded by the coding sequence ATGCACAAATTCAAATCCTTTCGACTGTTGGCCGGCGAGGGTGCACCGATTCGCCAGTTTGCCGAGTTGTCTGTTGACGATCTCAGCCCGGGCAACGTCGTCATTCAGGTCGCCTTCTCCAGCATCAACTACAAGGATGCGCTCGCATCCAAGGGTCTGAACGGCATCATCCGCGCCTGGCCCCGCATCGGGGGGATCGACCTGGCTGGCACCGTGCTGGAGTCTGCTGATGGGCGCTTCCAGAGTGGTGACGAGGTTGTGGTGCATGGCTTCGGCATTGGAGTGGAGCACGATGGGGGGCATGCGCAGGTCGCCAGGGTGCCTGGTGACTGGGTGTTGCCCATTCCCAAAGGGCTAAGCCTCTTCGATGCGGCAGTCCTAGGTGCCGCCGGCTTCACCGCAGCCTATTCGCTGCACCTGATGGAACTCAACGGACTTGAGCCCGATCGGGGGCCGGTACTGGTCGACGGCGCCACAGGTGGCGTTGCTAGTGTGGCGATCGACATGCTGGCCCAGCGCGGCTACCAGGTGACAGCCATGAGTGGAAAAGCAGATGAAATACCGTATCTGAAGAGCCTAGGGGCAAGCATTGTCATCGGACGTCTTGCACCGCAAGACAAGCCCAAGCCACTGGAGAAGGCCCAGTGGGCGGGTGCTGTGGACTCCGTGGGTGGAGCGACTCTGGCTTGGCTGACCCGCACCATGCTGCCCGGTGGGGTGATTGCCTCCTTTGGAAATGCGGGCGGCGCCGAGCTGGAGACTACGGTGCTGCCCTTCATATTGCGGGGTATTCGCTTGCTGGGCGTCAATGCCAATGCTTCCATGCCGGTGCGACAGATTGTCTGGAACAAGATTGCCAATGAGTACCGGCCAAAAAACCTGGCGCAAATCGCCCGCGTTATCGGACTGGATGAGCTGCCGAGCTACTTGGATCGTACGCTGGCGGGGCAGATCCGCGGGCGTACTTTGATTGATATGAGTAAGTAG
- a CDS encoding glutathione S-transferase — translation MKIYFSPFSPYVRKCLVTAHELGFNDRIQLLPSNANPVQRDQQIIAKNPLGKVPTFITDSGAVLYDSRVICEYLNEVGNGRLFPRSGDARWATLTLQALGDGMLDGALIARYEDVARPEALRWSDWRNAQLDKAETSIGHLSSNPDLIAPDRVDIGTITVACALWYLDLRFDDFNWRARHPAVASWYTEFSRRPSLQTTWSL, via the coding sequence GTGAAAATATACTTCTCCCCCTTCTCGCCCTACGTCCGCAAGTGCCTGGTAACTGCCCATGAGTTGGGCTTTAACGACCGCATACAACTACTGCCGTCAAATGCCAACCCGGTTCAGCGCGACCAGCAGATCATTGCTAAGAACCCGCTAGGCAAGGTGCCTACCTTTATCACCGATAGCGGCGCCGTGTTGTACGACAGCCGAGTCATCTGCGAGTATCTCAACGAGGTGGGCAATGGTCGGCTCTTTCCCCGTAGTGGCGACGCACGCTGGGCGACACTAACGCTGCAGGCCCTGGGCGACGGCATGCTTGACGGCGCCCTCATCGCACGCTATGAAGACGTGGCCCGCCCCGAGGCATTGCGTTGGTCCGACTGGCGCAATGCGCAGCTGGACAAGGCTGAGACCTCGATAGGCCATCTGTCGAGCAATCCTGACCTCATTGCACCGGATCGTGTGGATATAGGAACGATCACGGTGGCCTGCGCTCTGTGGTACCTGGATCTACGCTTCGACGACTTTAACTGGCGCGCCCGTCATCCCGCTGTTGCGAGCTGGTACACGGAATTCTCAAGGCGACCCTCGTTGCAGACCACTTGGTCTCTATGA
- a CDS encoding IS5 family transposase yields the protein MSQPTPKKRYRTTNWKQYNSSLKARGSLTIWLDKKMSWFAAASGKRGRSPKFSDAAIQFCLTLKNLFGLALRQSTGLVQSVLQLSGLAWPAPDFSTLCRRQLGLNVQVPYTRSQGGLHLLVDSTGIKFLGEGEWKCKKHGPERRRQWRKLHIGIDAQTLQIRAICVTSNNVSDAAVLPDLLQQLPEDEALESLTGDGAYDTPPVYEAVIQRGAVPIIPPRKNARIRKGDAFACRNAALVACRRLARRIWRVWSGYHRQSLVETKMNCIKRLGERVMSRTFERQVNELHIRAAILNRFTELGRPQTAAVA from the coding sequence ATGAGCCAGCCCACACCCAAGAAACGTTATCGCACCACCAATTGGAAGCAGTACAACTCGTCCCTAAAGGCTCGTGGCTCCCTGACGATTTGGTTGGATAAGAAGATGTCTTGGTTTGCCGCAGCAAGCGGCAAACGCGGGCGTAGCCCGAAGTTCTCGGATGCTGCCATCCAGTTTTGCTTGACGCTCAAGAATCTGTTTGGCTTGGCCCTACGGCAGAGCACGGGACTGGTGCAGTCCGTGCTGCAATTGTCGGGGCTTGCTTGGCCTGCCCCTGACTTCAGTACTTTGTGCAGACGCCAATTAGGGCTGAACGTTCAGGTGCCGTACACACGCAGCCAAGGCGGGTTGCACCTGCTGGTGGATTCGACAGGAATCAAGTTCCTGGGCGAAGGCGAGTGGAAGTGCAAAAAGCATGGGCCTGAGCGTCGCCGCCAGTGGCGCAAGCTGCACATTGGCATTGATGCCCAGACATTGCAGATCAGGGCCATCTGCGTGACGTCCAACAATGTCAGCGATGCTGCGGTGTTGCCTGACTTGCTGCAGCAGTTACCGGAGGATGAAGCGCTTGAGAGCCTGACGGGCGATGGAGCGTATGACACACCGCCCGTGTATGAGGCGGTGATTCAGCGGGGTGCCGTCCCCATCATTCCTCCGAGAAAGAACGCCCGGATACGCAAAGGCGATGCGTTCGCGTGTCGCAATGCGGCGCTCGTTGCATGCAGACGTTTGGCTCGAAGGATATGGAGAGTGTGGAGTGGTTATCACCGGCAAAGCCTGGTGGAAACCAAGATGAACTGTATTAAACGACTAGGCGAAAGGGTCATGTCCAGAACCTTTGAACGCCAAGTGAATGAGCTGCATATCCGTGCAGCGATATTGAATCGATTTACAGAACTGGGCCGTCCTCAGACGGCAGCCGTGGCATAG
- a CDS encoding arylamine N-acetyltransferase, translating to MHASNFDLPTYLQRIGYTGHAIADTATLLALMRQQLFTVPFENLDVQAGKVVSLAPEEIAEKILRQGRGGYCYEVNGLFAMALQALGIPYQFVAARPMFYPARRPRTHMAVIAEVEGRHWLCDLGFGSYGIRAPMDLEMVDVNIAQDSDTFQLTRDERGEYLLKARVDGEWANQYSFDLSPQEWIDFVPANYLNSTHPDAIFVQKLVVVQHHSSGRSILLGDMLKTITDSRIEKKQLSPTELSEVLLHQFRLTPVIEM from the coding sequence ATGCATGCCAGCAATTTCGATCTACCCACCTACTTGCAACGCATTGGCTACACAGGTCATGCCATCGCTGACACCGCCACCTTGCTCGCGCTGATGCGGCAACAGCTATTTACGGTTCCCTTTGAAAATCTGGATGTTCAAGCAGGCAAAGTCGTCTCGCTGGCGCCTGAAGAGATCGCCGAAAAAATTCTCCGGCAAGGCCGGGGAGGCTACTGTTACGAGGTAAACGGTCTGTTCGCCATGGCGTTGCAAGCTCTGGGCATTCCCTACCAATTTGTCGCGGCGCGTCCCATGTTCTACCCGGCCCGCAGGCCTCGAACCCACATGGCCGTGATTGCCGAGGTCGAAGGTCGACACTGGCTGTGCGACCTGGGCTTCGGCAGCTACGGCATCCGTGCTCCGATGGATCTGGAAATGGTGGACGTGAATATTGCGCAGGACAGCGACACCTTTCAGCTCACCCGTGACGAGCGCGGTGAGTACCTGCTCAAAGCCCGAGTAGATGGCGAGTGGGCCAATCAGTACAGTTTCGACCTGTCACCTCAGGAGTGGATCGATTTCGTTCCCGCCAACTATCTCAATTCCACGCATCCGGATGCGATCTTTGTGCAAAAACTGGTAGTTGTGCAACACCACAGCAGTGGCCGTAGCATTTTGCTGGGCGACATGCTCAAGACGATCACAGACAGCCGTATCGAGAAAAAGCAGCTGAGCCCGACAGAGCTAAGCGAGGTGCTGCTCCACCAGTTCAGGCTGACCCCAGTCATCGAGATGTAG
- a CDS encoding GntR family transcriptional regulator, translating to MQNSVPIARPSSPHYLRIAETLRQTLASGALRPGDRLISARKLAQREQVSLPTALEALRCLEAKGLIVARPRSGYFVPQANSGDLSLSFRTHSRSSSRPLPVTMAGLARSLFSSADMQLIPLGAALPDPAWLPASTLQRALQTAGRRLQGHGQTYSMPPGRAELRAQIAARAAQWGGQFGPDDVIVTAGATQAVRLALRAVCKPGDVVAIERPAYFGTLLVLEDLGLKALEIATDPHLGMLPDAVATALAKHKLKAVLASPTVQTHWGPVCR from the coding sequence ATGCAGAACTCGGTGCCTATAGCCAGGCCTTCATCTCCGCACTATCTGCGAATTGCCGAGACGTTGCGCCAGACACTGGCCTCGGGCGCATTACGTCCCGGCGACCGCCTGATCTCTGCGCGCAAGCTGGCTCAGCGGGAACAGGTTAGCCTACCCACGGCACTGGAGGCGCTGCGTTGTCTTGAGGCAAAGGGGCTGATCGTTGCTCGACCACGTTCGGGCTACTTCGTGCCTCAAGCGAACAGCGGCGACTTGAGCCTGTCATTTCGAACGCATTCCCGGTCGTCATCGCGCCCTTTGCCGGTGACTATGGCGGGCTTGGCGCGCTCCTTGTTCAGCAGTGCTGACATGCAGTTGATACCGCTGGGCGCTGCGCTGCCTGATCCCGCTTGGTTGCCGGCCTCCACATTGCAGCGCGCATTGCAGACGGCGGGACGTCGCTTGCAAGGGCACGGCCAGACCTACAGCATGCCGCCGGGGCGAGCGGAGCTGCGCGCCCAGATTGCGGCACGGGCGGCTCAATGGGGTGGACAGTTTGGCCCGGACGATGTCATTGTGACCGCTGGCGCCACACAAGCCGTGCGACTGGCGCTGCGTGCTGTCTGCAAGCCTGGCGATGTGGTTGCGATTGAGCGCCCGGCTTATTTCGGCACATTGTTGGTGCTGGAAGACTTAGGCCTGAAGGCACTAGAGATCGCTACTGATCCGCACCTTGGCATGTTGCCAGATGCTGTGGCAACGGCCCTGGCAAAGCACAAACTCAAAGCGGTACTGGCTTCACCCACTGTACAGACCCACTGGGGGCCTGTATGCCGGTAG
- a CDS encoding PLP-dependent aminotransferase family protein — protein MPVERKRALVALLEQAGVPLIEDDVYGDLAGDTLRPPACTAFDISGNVLYCSSVSKTLAPGWRIGWIAPGRFQEQVLKARLAADWAGVPLLEAALSEVLGSGDYDRHLRRLKPRMQAAVQAIMARVESSFPAGTRVSTPSQGFLLWVQLPPQINAIEVYRHALALGIGVSPGQLFTPQADLPNYLRLNCANDTTPRLLGAVGQIGEICCELMRQAGSTD, from the coding sequence ATGCCGGTAGAGCGCAAGCGTGCACTGGTGGCCTTGCTGGAGCAGGCTGGCGTACCCTTGATTGAGGATGACGTGTATGGCGATCTCGCAGGTGACACCCTGCGCCCGCCTGCCTGCACAGCCTTCGATATCAGTGGCAACGTGCTGTATTGCAGCTCCGTTTCTAAAACATTGGCACCGGGCTGGCGCATTGGCTGGATTGCGCCAGGGCGTTTTCAAGAACAAGTGCTAAAAGCGCGTCTGGCCGCAGACTGGGCTGGTGTGCCTCTGCTGGAAGCTGCCTTGAGCGAGGTATTAGGCAGTGGCGACTACGACAGGCACTTGCGGCGCTTGAAACCCCGCATGCAAGCCGCAGTACAGGCCATCATGGCGCGTGTGGAATCCAGCTTTCCCGCAGGCACCAGAGTGTCAACGCCCAGCCAAGGCTTTTTACTGTGGGTGCAGTTGCCTCCGCAGATCAATGCAATCGAGGTGTACCGACATGCGTTGGCGCTGGGCATAGGCGTCAGCCCCGGGCAGCTGTTTACACCGCAGGCCGATCTTCCCAACTACCTGCGCCTGAATTGCGCCAACGATACAACTCCTCGGCTGTTGGGGGCGGTGGGCCAGATTGGAGAGATATGTTGTGAGCTGATGAGGCAGGCTGGAAGCACCGATTGA
- a CDS encoding TonB-dependent siderophore receptor — MSHFRFNLAPLAAAVTLLLVTSGAQAQPVSAPAALTAPVEIQITAQPLAQALVVLARQAHLELMVQPALVEGRSAPAVQGRFTVREALNRLLAGSGLHAEVEGKSVVVQRLSQSTDTATMPTVTVSAQEERGATTEGTDSFATRAVSINKGDQALKDIPQSISVVTRKQLDEQGITDLKQAANIATGTVGVTGVGQGMVLAARGFQIDNWQYDGVAIPRNMYSLGNWAAEGMAFYDRLEVLRGASGLMQGTGSPGGAVNLVRKRGQSEKTVTLTTRAGSWDRYGVQLDAGGPLNAEGTLRGRVVVDEARSRSFVDYVNERARSLYAALDYDISPDTTVGLAVSQLDSKGRPFIYGVPLRADGSDVGLPRSTFTGALWNRDNLKQTTVYADLNHRFNADWKLKVSALHMSETNNSTHQRMHGTVAADGSGMTYADWITHFDSNKVGLDAFVNGRFDAMGLRHEVTLGADYSKYKSDDMYARNFTSGGNLFDINHNRPKPTVDSLLAAGGRKAYSSYDVQQKGVYASWRAQLTEPLTAIVGARASWYDLLYKGSLFDTREVMHASGEIIPYAGLVYALTPQWSAYGSYTSVFEPQSARTAAGKVLDPIIGSNYELGIKGELMDKRVNTSLAVFRYDHKNRGVNDIASGYACDGWFCSTASGKVRSQGLEAEVSGEVLRNLQLVAGYTLNTTKFLRDPDNQGKVFSTWTPKHMLRVWASYRLPGDLSRLTTSAGFATQSHTLGYDRSFDIPGFTTWNMRIAYQVTPEVNVAMNLNNIFDKRYIVPGYTGYTGANYGDPRNIMLTLKYTPRL; from the coding sequence ATGTCCCATTTCCGATTCAATCTTGCGCCGCTAGCAGCGGCTGTTACTCTGCTTTTGGTGACCTCAGGTGCTCAGGCGCAACCGGTCAGCGCGCCCGCCGCGCTGACCGCGCCGGTTGAAATCCAGATCACGGCTCAGCCGCTGGCGCAAGCTCTGGTGGTTCTCGCACGCCAGGCGCACCTGGAATTGATGGTGCAGCCAGCCTTGGTCGAAGGCCGAAGCGCGCCCGCAGTTCAAGGTCGATTCACCGTGCGGGAAGCGCTGAATCGCTTACTCGCGGGTAGCGGCCTGCATGCAGAAGTGGAGGGAAAATCTGTCGTTGTGCAACGCCTGTCACAAAGCACGGACACTGCCACCATGCCGACGGTGACCGTGTCGGCCCAAGAAGAGCGCGGAGCCACCACCGAGGGCACTGACTCTTTCGCTACGCGTGCCGTCAGCATCAATAAGGGCGATCAGGCGCTCAAAGACATCCCGCAATCCATCAGTGTGGTCACGCGCAAGCAGCTCGACGAACAAGGTATCACGGACCTCAAACAGGCCGCCAACATCGCCACCGGCACCGTTGGCGTTACAGGTGTCGGACAGGGTATGGTTTTAGCCGCACGCGGCTTTCAGATCGACAACTGGCAATACGACGGCGTGGCGATTCCCCGTAACATGTACTCGCTCGGAAACTGGGCTGCAGAAGGCATGGCCTTTTATGACCGACTGGAAGTCCTGCGCGGCGCATCGGGCCTGATGCAAGGCACTGGCAGCCCCGGCGGCGCTGTCAACCTCGTTCGCAAGCGCGGCCAAAGCGAGAAGACCGTGACACTGACCACGCGTGCCGGTTCATGGGATCGCTACGGCGTTCAACTGGATGCTGGAGGCCCGCTCAACGCGGAAGGTACGCTGCGCGGTCGAGTAGTCGTGGACGAGGCCCGTAGCCGTTCCTTTGTCGACTATGTGAACGAGCGTGCTCGATCACTGTATGCCGCGCTGGACTATGACATCAGCCCGGATACGACAGTTGGCCTAGCAGTGAGTCAGCTGGACAGCAAGGGACGGCCCTTCATCTACGGCGTGCCTCTGCGCGCTGACGGCAGCGATGTGGGACTGCCCCGCTCCACGTTCACGGGTGCCTTGTGGAACCGCGACAACCTCAAGCAGACTACGGTTTACGCCGATCTGAATCACCGTTTCAATGCGGACTGGAAGCTCAAGGTTTCGGCCTTGCACATGAGCGAGACGAACAACTCCACGCACCAACGCATGCACGGCACCGTGGCCGCGGACGGCAGCGGAATGACCTACGCGGACTGGATCACCCACTTCGACTCCAACAAGGTCGGGCTCGATGCGTTTGTGAACGGCCGCTTCGATGCCATGGGGCTGCGCCATGAAGTGACGCTGGGCGCGGATTACTCCAAGTACAAATCCGACGACATGTATGCACGCAACTTCACCTCGGGCGGCAACCTCTTCGACATCAATCACAACCGCCCCAAGCCAACCGTGGACAGTCTGCTAGCGGCCGGCGGCCGCAAAGCCTACTCCTCCTACGATGTGCAGCAAAAGGGCGTCTATGCCAGTTGGCGTGCTCAACTCACCGAGCCGCTGACTGCCATCGTGGGTGCCCGCGCCAGCTGGTATGACCTCCTATACAAAGGATCGCTGTTCGACACTCGCGAAGTCATGCACGCATCGGGCGAAATCATCCCGTACGCCGGTTTGGTCTACGCGCTGACTCCCCAGTGGTCGGCCTACGGCAGCTACACCAGCGTGTTCGAACCCCAATCGGCACGCACGGCCGCAGGCAAGGTGCTTGACCCCATCATCGGATCGAACTACGAGCTGGGCATCAAAGGCGAACTGATGGACAAGCGCGTCAACACCTCGCTCGCTGTGTTCCGCTACGACCACAAGAACCGCGGCGTCAACGATATCGCATCCGGTTATGCCTGCGACGGCTGGTTCTGCTCCACTGCGTCCGGCAAGGTTCGTAGCCAAGGCCTTGAAGCCGAGGTGAGCGGTGAAGTGCTGCGCAATCTGCAATTGGTGGCGGGCTACACCTTAAATACCACCAAATTCTTGCGCGACCCCGATAACCAGGGCAAAGTCTTCAGCACTTGGACCCCCAAGCACATGCTGCGCGTCTGGGCATCTTACCGCCTGCCTGGCGACTTGAGCCGCCTCACCACAAGCGCCGGCTTCGCCACGCAAAGCCATACGCTCGGCTATGACCGCTCATTCGACATTCCCGGCTTCACAACCTGGAACATGCGAATCGCGTATCAAGTCACGCCCGAGGTCAACGTAGCGATGAACCTAAACAACATCTTTGATAAACGCTACATTGTTCCCGGCTACACCGGGTACACAGGCGCCAACTACGGCGATCCGCGCAACATCATGCTCACCTTGAAATACACCCCTCGCCTTTAA
- a CDS encoding FecR domain-containing protein has protein sequence MTDRTIAQSPNSDLDAEALEWFARYSDAPDAAYSDAAFRNWLAGHPDHETAFSRWQADWRQLDALPQSGVERLRLQLKKDQADSAKKSRASERKSSRWSALIPQAALSAVVMALVIGSGYMAWDHWQQQPLFAHIYQTERGQQLSVQLPDGSRLKLDTATRVEVSLYRQRREVKLPQGQAMFEVQKDAARPFDVVAGNIKVTVVGTRFSVRNTAGNPVQVAVEEGKVRVSPCGSAPESAAVLLTSGQQVIAGADGHAGPVGAIATAGIAPWRDGRITLENVPLSEALAEFERYAPTHMVVRDTTVGALRLSGTFDPQKLAHFRYALPKVLPVRLKVNGDLTEIVARH, from the coding sequence ATGACTGATCGCACCATTGCCCAATCGCCAAACAGCGACCTTGATGCCGAGGCCCTGGAATGGTTTGCGCGCTACAGCGATGCACCCGATGCGGCCTATTCAGACGCGGCCTTTCGCAACTGGCTGGCCGGGCACCCGGATCATGAAACCGCATTCAGCCGCTGGCAGGCCGATTGGCGACAGCTCGATGCCCTACCGCAATCGGGCGTTGAACGCTTGCGCCTCCAGTTGAAGAAGGACCAGGCGGACTCAGCAAAAAAAAGCCGCGCCTCGGAGCGCAAATCATCACGCTGGTCAGCGCTGATCCCGCAAGCGGCACTGTCCGCCGTAGTCATGGCGCTGGTGATCGGCAGTGGCTATATGGCCTGGGACCACTGGCAGCAGCAACCCTTGTTTGCGCACATATACCAAACCGAGCGCGGACAGCAACTGAGCGTGCAGTTGCCCGATGGCAGCCGCCTGAAGCTTGATACTGCAACACGCGTCGAAGTCAGCTTGTACCGCCAGCGCCGTGAGGTGAAGTTGCCTCAAGGACAGGCCATGTTCGAGGTGCAGAAAGATGCCGCCCGGCCATTCGACGTGGTGGCTGGCAACATCAAGGTAACGGTGGTGGGCACGCGCTTTTCTGTGCGTAACACCGCAGGAAACCCCGTGCAAGTCGCCGTAGAGGAAGGCAAGGTGCGCGTGAGTCCGTGCGGCAGCGCGCCCGAGTCTGCTGCCGTGCTGCTGACGTCTGGTCAGCAGGTGATTGCTGGTGCCGATGGCCATGCGGGCCCCGTGGGAGCGATTGCGACTGCCGGAATCGCCCCCTGGCGCGACGGCCGGATCACCCTGGAGAACGTGCCTCTCTCCGAGGCTTTGGCAGAGTTCGAACGCTACGCACCCACGCACATGGTGGTGCGCGACACGACGGTGGGTGCACTGCGCCTGTCGGGCACCTTTGACCCACAAAAATTGGCCCATTTCCGCTATGCCCTGCCCAAGGTGCTTCCCGTTCGTTTGAAGGTAAACGGGGATCTGACGGAAATCGTTGCGCGCCACTGA
- a CDS encoding sigma-70 family RNA polymerase sigma factor, protein MLAHYYRELLRFLQGAVRDRDTAADLAQESYARVLAVQQSGETITEPRALLYRTARNLVIDQYRRSEVRGAYAAAEGDPSIDAADLASGPEALEPEVAAMSSQTVDALLTAIGELPLRCREAFILHKFDGLSQSEVARQMGISVTMVERHIKLGIQACRACQERMQGGTDFRPPAAQLRSGK, encoded by the coding sequence GTGCTCGCACACTATTACCGAGAGTTGTTGAGGTTTCTGCAGGGAGCTGTCAGAGATCGCGATACGGCCGCAGACCTGGCGCAGGAAAGCTATGCTCGAGTGCTGGCCGTGCAGCAGTCCGGCGAGACCATCACCGAGCCACGCGCACTGCTCTACCGTACCGCTCGCAACCTGGTGATCGATCAGTACCGCCGCAGCGAAGTGCGCGGCGCATATGCGGCGGCGGAAGGCGACCCCTCCATCGACGCAGCTGATCTGGCTTCTGGCCCTGAAGCCCTCGAACCAGAGGTGGCCGCGATGTCTTCTCAAACGGTAGATGCACTGTTGACTGCTATCGGCGAGCTACCTCTGCGCTGCCGCGAGGCGTTCATCTTGCACAAGTTCGACGGGTTGTCTCAGTCCGAAGTGGCCCGGCAGATGGGTATTTCCGTGACCATGGTGGAACGCCATATCAAACTGGGAATTCAGGCCTGTCGAGCCTGCCAGGAGCGAATGCAGGGCGGCACAGACTTCCGCCCTCCTGCAGCTCAGCTCAGGAGCGGCAAATGA
- a CDS encoding DUF3325 domain-containing protein: MREAIFLGAALITSLIGMGWLSLAMDTHWQQVRSEPISPPTTVRLRILGALLLISSLGFCLAADHASMAMLVWVMGLAASALTIAFTLTWRPKWLKVLTRPIQPSLHLK; this comes from the coding sequence ATGCGTGAAGCCATTTTTCTCGGGGCAGCGCTGATCACCAGCTTGATCGGCATGGGCTGGCTTTCACTGGCCATGGATACTCATTGGCAGCAGGTGCGAAGCGAGCCGATCTCGCCTCCGACCACCGTACGTCTGCGCATTCTCGGAGCGCTGCTGCTCATATCCAGTCTGGGCTTTTGCCTTGCAGCTGATCACGCGTCGATGGCCATGCTGGTTTGGGTGATGGGGCTGGCCGCCTCAGCGCTCACCATCGCGTTCACGCTCACATGGCGACCCAAGTGGCTGAAAGTCTTGACGCGGCCAATTCAGCCCTCACTGCACCTTAAATGA